One Anaerolineae bacterium genomic window, AGGGGTACAGTTACAGCAAAGAGTATCCCACGGCGCCGCGCAATTACGCAGACGCCAAAGACAACTACCGGCTGCTGCTGGAAGTGCTGGGCGACATCTGCGCCAACGTGATCGCTCCCCGCGCGGCCGAGGCCGACGAGGAAGGCGCGCACTTTGAGGACGGCGAGGTACGTTATGCTCAGGCTACCCAGGTGGCGATTGAGGCCTTGCAGCAGGCCGAGTTGAACGGGGCCATGCTGCCGTGGCAATACGGCGGTCTGAATTTGCCGGAAACCATTTACCAGATGATGGTGGAAATGGTTTCCCGGGCCGAGGGCGGTTTGATGACTATTTTTGGCCTGCAAGAGATTGCCTCCACCATTAACGAGTTTGGCGACGAAGAATTAAAGCAGCGGGTGCTGCCGCGTTTCTGCCGGGGCGAGGTTAACGGCGCGATGATCTTGACCGAGGCCGACGCCGGTTCTGATCTGGGCGCAGTGCAAACAAAGGCCACTTATGATGAAGAAACCGGGCAGTGGCGACTCAACGGGGTCAAACGTTTTATCACCAACGGCTGCGCCGACATCAGCCTGGTGCTGGCCCGCACCGAAGAGGGCAGCGCCGATGCCCGCGGCCTATCAATGTTTTTTGTGGAAAAAGATGAAACCGTGCACATCCGCCGCATTGAGCACAAGTTGGGCATTCGCACCTCGCCCACCTGCGAGATTCAGTACAACAATACCCCGGCCATCCTCATCGGCAAGCGTCGCTTTGGCCTGATCCGGTATGCCATGGCCCTGATGAATGGGGCGCGGCTGGCGGTTTCGGCCCAGGCGTTGGGCATTGCCGAGGCGGCTTACCGCGAGGCGCATGATTACGCCCACGAGCGCGCCCAGTTCAAAAAGCCCATCAAAGACATTCCGGCGGTTTCGCGCATGCTGCTTTTGATGCGGGGCGAAATTGAAGCCGCGCGCGCCCTGGTTTACGAAACCGGGCGCTGGGTTGACCTGCTCAAAGCCTACGATCACGCTGCCGGAGAAGGCAAACTAGACCAGGAAGCCAAAGCGCGCCAGAAACAGGCCGCTAATCTGGCCGACGCCCTAACGCCGCTGGCCAAATATTATGCCACCGAAATGGGCAATCGTGTGGCTTACCAGGCCATGCAAATTCACGGCGGGGTGGGCTATATGAAAGAGTTCAACGTGGAGCGTCACTACCGCGACGTGCGCATTACCAACATCTACGAGGGCACCAGCCAGTTGCAAATTGTGGCCGCCATCGGCAAATTATTGGGCCACGCCCTGGATGAACTGCTGGACAACTATGCCGCTCAAGAGTACGGGCCGGAACTGGCCTCACTCAAGGCCCAATTGCTCGATGCCAATGAGCAATTCAAACGCGCTACCGACCATCTCAAAGAGCACGACCGCGAGGTGGTTGATTATTACGCTTCGGACCTGGCCGATATGGGCATCTACCTGATCAACTCTTGGCTGCTGTTGCAAGACGCGCGCAGCCTCGAGCGCAAAAAGGCGATGGCCCAGGTTTATATTGCCGAACATCTGCCGCAGATTCACCGCCTGGTCGAAACCATCCAGGCGGCCAATGCCATGCCGCTTGCGGTCAGAGAGATTCTTTTGGCCCAACCCTTTTAAGGATGAAGGCTGAAGGATGAGGGATGAGGGATGAGGGATGAATGTCGAGGGAGTCTTTGACATTCATCTTTAGTTCAGAGAAACAGCTCATTGTGTACTCCTTAAGGTGATTGTTTGACATGCTGTCCGTTGCCCGCTTGCAGGCTTATCTACGTTACAATGCCCGCCAACAATACCAGTCTGTGGCCGCGCCGCCCTTTACCTGTTTTTTCCATCCCACCGAGGCTTTTAAATTTTTCAACTACGCCATCCCGGATGAACCGGAGCGCGAGGACTGGAGCGTTTCGCTGGCGGTCCTGCGCCAGACCTTCCGCAGCCGCCAGCGCCAGCCGCGGTTTGAAT contains:
- a CDS encoding acyl-CoA dehydrogenase family protein, which translates into the protein MAENFFLDNHDLEFHLDKLDLGEVLELKEKGYSYSKEYPTAPRNYADAKDNYRLLLEVLGDICANVIAPRAAEADEEGAHFEDGEVRYAQATQVAIEALQQAELNGAMLPWQYGGLNLPETIYQMMVEMVSRAEGGLMTIFGLQEIASTINEFGDEELKQRVLPRFCRGEVNGAMILTEADAGSDLGAVQTKATYDEETGQWRLNGVKRFITNGCADISLVLARTEEGSADARGLSMFFVEKDETVHIRRIEHKLGIRTSPTCEIQYNNTPAILIGKRRFGLIRYAMALMNGARLAVSAQALGIAEAAYREAHDYAHERAQFKKPIKDIPAVSRMLLLMRGEIEAARALVYETGRWVDLLKAYDHAAGEGKLDQEAKARQKQAANLADALTPLAKYYATEMGNRVAYQAMQIHGGVGYMKEFNVERHYRDVRITNIYEGTSQLQIVAAIGKLLGHALDELLDNYAAQEYGPELASLKAQLLDANEQFKRATDHLKEHDREVVDYYASDLADMGIYLINSWLLLQDARSLERKKAMAQVYIAEHLPQIHRLVETIQAANAMPLAVREILLAQPF